A section of the Pseudovibrio sp. M1P-2-3 genome encodes:
- a CDS encoding DUF6916 family protein, with translation MKTMKELEHKDFEGLVGEVFTIGHHQAKLSEVNVGPETPAEFREQFSLLFECPDDFVGEHDTLALCHDKTGNHSVFISKVMGCKNKANLQIVFG, from the coding sequence ATGAAGACAATGAAAGAACTGGAACATAAGGACTTTGAAGGTCTGGTTGGTGAGGTTTTCACTATTGGGCATCATCAGGCCAAACTTTCCGAGGTGAATGTGGGGCCAGAGACCCCAGCTGAGTTCAGGGAGCAATTTTCGCTGTTGTTTGAATGCCCGGATGACTTCGTGGGCGAACATGACACCCTAGCTCTCTGCCATGACAAAACTGGAAATCACTCGGTTTTTATCTCAAAAGTCATGGGTTGTAAAAATAAGGCAAATCTACAAATCGTGTTTGGGTAG
- a CDS encoding GNAT family N-acetyltransferase, translating to MTEVNSLDVKIRPARAGDEAFLKRVHETERFWEFAPLLYAGDDENYHRVVAQQYDAHHDVYFNCYTVAKYGIILLCGKPVGRLYLDERDQEFRVLDIALLPHFRGEGIGSIVMHGVCATAARKQVPVSLHVHSLNAAAYRFYYRLGFEIESNNHRHILMRWFHPSYEQFVNGHVIPPEVTIRRMQQYGA from the coding sequence ATGACAGAAGTTAACTCCTTGGACGTAAAGATCAGACCGGCCCGAGCCGGGGATGAAGCATTTTTGAAACGAGTTCATGAAACTGAGAGGTTTTGGGAGTTCGCCCCCCTTCTCTATGCTGGAGATGACGAGAATTATCATAGGGTGGTTGCTCAGCAGTATGATGCCCATCATGACGTGTATTTTAATTGTTATACCGTTGCGAAGTATGGAATAATTTTACTTTGTGGGAAGCCGGTCGGTCGCCTTTACCTGGATGAAAGAGACCAAGAATTCAGGGTTTTGGATATTGCTCTTTTACCGCATTTTCGCGGAGAGGGAATTGGCTCCATAGTGATGCACGGCGTTTGCGCAACTGCAGCGCGCAAACAAGTGCCCGTGTCCTTGCATGTGCATTCACTGAATGCTGCCGCCTATCGTTTTTACTACAGGTTAGGGTTTGAAATCGAGAGCAATAACCATCGTCATATTTTAATGCGCTGGTTTCACCCAAGCTATGAGCAGTTTGTAAACGGGCACGTTATTCCACCTGAAGTAACAATCCGGCGAATGCAGCAATACGGCGCTTAA
- a CDS encoding phage tail protein, with translation MSEPYISQISIFPLFFAVRDWAYCDGQLIAVSQNVALFSLVGTTFGGNGISSFGLPEMRGRVAVQRNTNGTYFLGQKAGIETQTLVVGNLPAHTHSNLFFGATQNDGSEDPGPSMTLASPKVGDIVGDGYVRPDSNAVTLANSGSRTVSAGYGRNFSVMDPFMCMSYEIALKGDYPSRSG, from the coding sequence ATGTCCGAACCCTATATTTCTCAAATTTCCATTTTTCCTTTGTTTTTTGCAGTCCGAGATTGGGCATATTGTGATGGTCAACTGATCGCAGTCTCCCAAAATGTAGCCCTATTTTCGCTGGTGGGGACCACGTTTGGTGGAAATGGCATTTCGAGCTTTGGTCTGCCAGAAATGCGGGGCCGTGTCGCGGTTCAGCGCAATACCAATGGAACATACTTTCTGGGGCAAAAAGCCGGAATAGAGACTCAAACTCTGGTTGTTGGAAACTTGCCAGCCCATACCCACAGCAACTTGTTTTTCGGCGCTACCCAAAATGATGGATCTGAAGACCCTGGGCCTTCCATGACACTTGCTAGTCCTAAAGTTGGAGACATTGTTGGTGATGGTTATGTGCGACCGGACAGCAATGCGGTTACTTTAGCAAACAGCGGAAGTCGAACAGTTAGCGCTGGGTATGGTCGCAACTTCTCAGTCATGGACCCTTTTATGTGCATGAGCTATGAAATTGCGCTTAAAGGCGACTACCCTTCACGATCTGGATGA
- a CDS encoding phage tail protein: MAEPFISQVSAFGLEFTIRNWARCQGQIMAISQNEMLFSLISNVYGGDGRVSFGVPNLIGRTVLHSGQGPGLGVYPIGSFNSQRDQVLTIRELPSHAHIIRQKAQPYSGTDLVPTADTITAIPEGTFSGLPITADWYAAASNLTDLSSQGSPSTSVKGSSFPIPTISPYQVITYEIALIGIYPSRS, encoded by the coding sequence ATGGCAGAACCCTTTATTTCTCAAGTTTCCGCATTTGGCCTTGAGTTTACAATCAGAAACTGGGCCCGGTGCCAAGGGCAGATTATGGCGATTAGCCAAAATGAGATGCTATTTTCACTTATATCCAATGTTTATGGTGGGGATGGAAGAGTGTCCTTTGGGGTCCCAAACTTGATAGGGCGTACAGTGTTACACTCTGGGCAAGGACCAGGCTTGGGTGTGTACCCAATAGGGAGCTTTAATAGCCAGCGTGATCAAGTGCTTACGATACGCGAGTTGCCGTCTCATGCCCATATCATTCGGCAAAAGGCGCAACCATATTCGGGAACGGATCTTGTTCCAACTGCTGATACCATCACGGCTATTCCAGAAGGTACTTTTTCTGGTTTACCTATAACTGCAGATTGGTATGCCGCCGCGTCAAACCTCACTGATCTGTCTTCGCAAGGCTCTCCAAGTACTTCGGTCAAAGGAAGCAGTTTTCCAATACCAACAATCTCACCCTATCAGGTTATCACTTACGAAATAGCTTTGATTGGAATATATCCTTCGCGTAGCTAG
- a CDS encoding phage tail protein, whose amino-acid sequence MGQPFISQISLWGLSFAVEGWAFCDGQVIAISQNTALFSLLADRYGGDGRSTFGFPNLKGRMAFGPGYSGEKCGAVGGVETVTLNDATMPQHSHPGTILTVANASGTGGPSSNVVMAKPAVTTSGGTATGSSFSDSSGVNALISTGVDNTESIGGNLPFSVRSPYLSVTYEIALEGYYPARD is encoded by the coding sequence ATGGGACAACCGTTTATTTCGCAAATTTCATTATGGGGCTTGAGTTTCGCTGTGGAAGGTTGGGCTTTTTGTGATGGTCAGGTCATTGCAATATCTCAAAATACGGCACTTTTCTCTCTACTTGCAGACAGGTATGGTGGAGATGGCCGTTCGACGTTTGGCTTTCCCAACTTGAAAGGGCGTATGGCGTTTGGACCGGGGTATTCAGGAGAGAAATGCGGAGCCGTTGGCGGCGTCGAAACAGTAACTTTGAATGATGCAACTATGCCGCAACACAGTCATCCTGGTACTATTTTGACGGTCGCAAATGCATCTGGTACAGGCGGGCCTAGTTCAAATGTTGTTATGGCAAAGCCTGCTGTTACGACTTCAGGTGGCACCGCAACTGGCAGCTCATTCTCGGACAGTTCGGGAGTAAATGCGCTTATAAGTACTGGGGTGGATAATACCGAGAGTATAGGGGGCAATCTTCCTTTTTCAGTACGCAGTCCATATCTGTCTGTGACCTACGAAATCGCTCTTGAGGGATATTACCCGGCACGGGATTAA
- a CDS encoding cytochrome P450 — translation MTPVPRMSFLSADRINWGSLSQIMRFRAHTRPSELLETPVITRKIKGRKIALIADAAAAELTLFRSPYAFPKAEVQRKVAFAALGQGLSGTPGAQNSKQRRAIRPLFSSVLKHSIHSVAAEATKDAITRWLRQGVINLSMEMSELTLQVAWATLFGTGKYQGRESLITDVTQQLSKAHKANFIGNAKIIRQLTKYLISSGRWKSLPPDNPFSTIMGSSEAHSGGLSKEEVEANATVLAASGHVTTGITLAWCLWLMTRFPAYQEKLFNNIVTSEKPAKDPLLIAVINETMRLFPPGTETMRDATVPLSIGDDEIEAGALLIISIYALHRSLRYWQDPDSFQPERFLGSMNVPRGAFIPFSGGPYGCLGAAIAQEEMVQVMSVILKHIQLTPISIDGATAMGLEAGVCLYPDRPLLVHVAKR, via the coding sequence GTGACCCCAGTTCCTAGAATGTCTTTCCTGTCAGCTGATCGCATAAACTGGGGAAGCCTTTCCCAGATTATGCGTTTTCGTGCACACACACGACCATCGGAACTGCTAGAAACGCCGGTCATTACCAGGAAAATTAAAGGTCGGAAAATTGCATTGATCGCAGATGCAGCTGCTGCGGAACTTACTTTATTTCGAAGCCCCTACGCCTTTCCTAAAGCGGAAGTCCAGCGCAAGGTAGCTTTCGCAGCTTTGGGGCAAGGACTAAGTGGAACGCCAGGAGCACAGAACTCCAAGCAAAGGCGTGCCATCCGCCCTTTGTTTAGCTCAGTTCTGAAACACTCCATTCACTCGGTCGCTGCAGAGGCAACAAAAGATGCAATCACGCGCTGGCTGCGACAAGGCGTGATAAACCTGAGCATGGAAATGTCAGAGCTCACACTACAAGTCGCTTGGGCAACGCTCTTTGGAACGGGAAAATATCAGGGGCGAGAATCACTTATAACAGACGTTACTCAGCAACTTTCTAAGGCTCATAAAGCGAACTTTATTGGAAATGCCAAAATTATTCGACAACTTACCAAGTATTTGATTTCAAGTGGTCGCTGGAAAAGCTTGCCGCCAGATAATCCATTTTCGACTATTATGGGTTCTTCCGAAGCCCATAGCGGTGGGCTTAGCAAAGAAGAAGTTGAAGCAAATGCAACGGTTTTAGCAGCTTCGGGGCATGTAACAACCGGTATTACACTGGCATGGTGTTTGTGGCTGATGACACGCTTTCCAGCGTATCAGGAAAAGCTTTTTAATAATATTGTTACCAGCGAGAAGCCCGCAAAAGACCCTTTACTCATTGCGGTAATTAATGAAACTATGCGTTTGTTCCCGCCTGGTACTGAAACAATGCGTGATGCTACAGTGCCGTTGAGCATAGGAGACGATGAAATCGAGGCAGGAGCTTTGCTGATTATCTCCATCTACGCGTTGCATCGCAGTCTCAGATATTGGCAGGATCCAGACAGTTTCCAACCTGAGCGATTTCTTGGAAGTATGAATGTTCCTCGAGGTGCATTTATTCCATTTTCAGGTGGCCCCTATGGCTGTCTTGGTGCGGCGATCGCACAAGAAGAGATGGTACAGGTCATGTCCGTTATCTTGAAGCATATCCAACTAACGCCAATTTCAATAGACGGTGCTACTGCTATGGGGCTGGAGGCAGGCGTTTGCCTTTACCCCGATCGCCCTCTTCTCGTACATGTAGCGAAACGCTGA